One Flagellimonas sp. CMM7 genomic region harbors:
- a CDS encoding MIP/aquaporin family protein produces MTPFIAEIVGTFLLILLGCGVNANVSLQKTYGSGSGWIVITTGWAFAVYTGVVVAGPHSGAHLNPAVTIGLALAGEFSIYDVPNYIMAQFMGAMLGAFFVWLMNKDHFDATEDGNSKRGVFCNAPAIPNTFLNLLTEILGTFVLVFAVLYFTDAVATKDNSIIGLGSLGALPVALIVWGIGLSLGGTTGYAINPARDLGPRIVHALVPIKNKGSNGWGYSWIPVVGPILGAALAAGIAMVLQ; encoded by the coding sequence ATGACTCCTTTTATTGCTGAAATTGTTGGCACTTTTCTTTTGATTTTATTGGGTTGTGGCGTAAACGCAAACGTTTCACTACAAAAAACCTATGGAAGTGGTTCTGGTTGGATTGTGATTACAACAGGCTGGGCTTTTGCCGTATACACCGGTGTTGTGGTCGCAGGACCTCACAGCGGAGCTCATCTAAACCCCGCAGTCACCATTGGTTTGGCACTGGCAGGAGAATTTTCAATTTATGATGTTCCAAACTATATCATGGCTCAATTTATGGGCGCTATGCTTGGAGCTTTCTTTGTTTGGTTAATGAACAAAGACCATTTTGATGCCACAGAGGATGGGAACAGCAAAAGAGGTGTTTTTTGCAACGCTCCTGCAATACCAAATACTTTTTTAAATCTTTTGACAGAAATTTTAGGAACCTTTGTTTTGGTATTTGCCGTGCTATATTTTACTGATGCCGTTGCCACTAAGGACAATAGCATTATTGGTCTAGGTTCTTTGGGTGCTTTACCTGTTGCCCTTATTGTTTGGGGAATTGGTCTGTCTTTGGGAGGTACCACTGGCTATGCCATTAACCCTGCTCGGGATTTAGGACCCCGAATAGTGCATGCCTTGGTCCCAATTAAAAATAAAGGATCAAATGGTTGGGGATATTCTTGGATTCCCGTTGTGGGTCCAATATTAGGTGCTGCATTGGCTGCAGGAATTGCCATGGTTTTGCAATAA
- a CDS encoding glycerophosphodiester phosphodiesterase family protein: protein MKKSLLLALITVLLFNSCDMMDSKPLVIGHRGAMGHETENTLASVQKAMDLGVDMIEIDVFNIYSGETVVFHDERVERLSNSGGKVEDYNIVDLKQLILDGNHKIPMLQDVLKLIDNKVALNIELKGSDTADRVNFITNVYIRDRGWSPENFIISSFKWDELRKMRELNKDVQIAVLTEEDPLAAIAVAKELNAVAINPNYKTLNEENTAKIQEEGFKIYTWTVNEPEDIQKMKDYGVDGIITNYPERVN from the coding sequence ATGAAAAAAAGCTTACTGTTGGCATTGATTACTGTTTTGTTATTTAATAGTTGCGATATGATGGATTCTAAACCTCTGGTTATTGGGCATAGGGGTGCAATGGGACATGAAACCGAAAATACCTTGGCATCAGTCCAAAAAGCAATGGATTTAGGAGTGGATATGATTGAAATAGATGTGTTTAACATTTATAGTGGAGAAACGGTTGTATTTCATGATGAACGTGTGGAAAGACTTTCAAATAGCGGAGGTAAGGTAGAAGATTATAATATAGTAGACCTTAAGCAACTTATTTTGGATGGAAACCATAAAATACCAATGTTGCAAGATGTGCTAAAGCTTATTGATAACAAGGTAGCTCTTAATATTGAGCTTAAAGGATCAGACACTGCGGATAGGGTAAACTTTATTACCAATGTGTATATAAGAGATAGAGGTTGGTCTCCTGAAAACTTCATCATTTCAAGTTTTAAATGGGATGAGCTGAGAAAAATGCGCGAGCTTAATAAGGATGTTCAAATTGCCGTTTTGACCGAAGAAGATCCTTTAGCAGCAATTGCAGTAGCCAAAGAGCTAAATGCCGTAGCCATAAATCCCAACTATAAAACATTGAATGAAGAAAATACAGCTAAAATTCAAGAAGAGGGATTTAAAATTTACACATGGACCGTTAATGAACCTGAAGATATTCAAAAGATGAAGGATTATGGAGTGGACGGAATTATCACAAATTACCCTGAACGGGTAAATTAA
- a CDS encoding glycoside hydrolase family 65 protein — translation MNQDYIKSDLWSIIEEGFDAEQVKSSESLFSIGNGAMGQRANFEEEYSGETFQGSYIAGVYYPDKTRVGWWKNGYPEYFAKVLNAPNWIGVNVFIDGVSLDLNRCTSVSNFRRELNMKEGWYQRSFQATLSNKIQVEAKITRFLSLEVDEVGAIKMELELLNSNAKVKFVPYIDSGITNEDSNWDDKFWNTTSVDYNKDRAYIEAHTMKTNFATCTFMHADVQFNGVSIPAQLGNKTDSFIGLEFEKSISKGEKISLTKFGGYTVSRNHKASELVDVANAVIDKATTLGFDALLEKQKEAWANIWEMSDITIEGDVKAQQGIRFNIFQLNQTYLGKDSRLNIGPKGFTGEKYGGSTYWDTEAYCLPFYMATKNQEVAWSLLEYRYNHLEKAIENAQKLGFTKGAALYPMVTMNGEECHNEWEITFEEIHRNGAISFAIFNYHRFTGDYSFIPKMGLEVLIGIARFWHQRVNFSQDKQKYVMLGITGPNEYENNVNNNWYTNYLAKWCIEYALDQLEIVKDKYPEDYKRIISKTSLTSSETEDWGKVANNMYFPYSEKHEVFLQQDGFLDKELIKVEDLDKSNRPINQKWSWDRILRSPYIKQADVLQGFYFFEDHFNKEALEKHFEFYEPFTVHESSLSPCVHSIQAAKLGRMEQAYTFYLRTSRLDLDDYNKEVEEGLHITSMAGTWMSIVEGFGGMRVLNDQLHFTPQIPEQWKSYSFKINFRNQIITITVSGQQTSFEITGNKDLTIQVNNKLLILTPGKSVQA, via the coding sequence ATGAATCAGGATTATATAAAATCGGACCTGTGGTCCATTATAGAAGAAGGTTTTGATGCTGAACAGGTCAAATCCTCCGAAAGTCTTTTTAGCATAGGTAATGGAGCCATGGGGCAACGTGCCAATTTTGAAGAAGAATACTCAGGAGAAACTTTTCAGGGGAGCTACATAGCCGGAGTTTACTATCCTGATAAGACTAGAGTGGGATGGTGGAAAAACGGATATCCAGAATACTTTGCCAAAGTGCTAAATGCTCCAAATTGGATAGGAGTCAATGTTTTTATTGATGGCGTTTCTCTGGATTTGAATAGGTGTACAAGCGTTTCCAATTTTAGAAGAGAACTTAACATGAAGGAGGGTTGGTACCAACGAAGCTTTCAAGCGACCTTATCTAATAAAATACAGGTTGAAGCAAAGATTACCCGTTTTTTAAGTTTAGAGGTTGATGAAGTAGGCGCTATTAAAATGGAGTTAGAGCTATTAAATTCCAATGCAAAAGTAAAGTTTGTTCCTTACATAGATAGCGGAATCACCAATGAAGACAGTAACTGGGACGATAAATTTTGGAATACAACGAGTGTGGACTATAATAAGGATAGAGCTTATATAGAGGCCCATACGATGAAAACCAATTTTGCTACATGCACCTTTATGCATGCAGATGTCCAATTCAATGGGGTTTCAATACCCGCACAATTAGGAAATAAAACGGACTCTTTCATAGGACTTGAATTTGAAAAAAGTATTTCCAAGGGAGAAAAAATTTCTCTAACAAAGTTTGGCGGATACACAGTTTCTAGAAATCATAAAGCTTCGGAATTAGTAGATGTTGCCAATGCTGTTATAGATAAGGCAACTACCCTTGGCTTTGATGCGCTTTTGGAAAAACAAAAAGAAGCTTGGGCCAATATTTGGGAAATGAGCGATATCACTATAGAAGGTGACGTGAAAGCACAACAAGGTATCCGTTTTAATATTTTTCAATTAAACCAGACTTACTTAGGAAAAGACTCTCGATTGAATATTGGTCCAAAGGGATTTACGGGAGAGAAGTATGGTGGAAGTACCTATTGGGATACAGAAGCATATTGTTTGCCTTTTTACATGGCCACCAAAAACCAAGAAGTAGCTTGGAGTTTGTTGGAGTATCGCTATAACCATTTGGAAAAAGCGATTGAGAATGCACAGAAATTAGGCTTCACCAAAGGAGCGGCACTTTACCCAATGGTGACCATGAACGGAGAAGAGTGCCATAACGAATGGGAAATCACCTTTGAAGAAATCCATAGGAATGGAGCTATTTCTTTTGCAATCTTCAATTACCATCGATTCACGGGAGATTATAGTTTCATTCCAAAAATGGGATTGGAAGTTTTAATAGGTATTGCAAGATTTTGGCATCAACGAGTCAATTTTTCTCAGGATAAACAAAAGTATGTGATGCTGGGCATTACGGGCCCTAATGAATATGAAAACAATGTCAACAACAATTGGTACACAAACTATTTGGCCAAATGGTGTATAGAATATGCCTTGGACCAATTGGAAATAGTTAAGGATAAGTACCCAGAAGACTACAAAAGAATTATCTCTAAAACAAGTTTAACTTCTTCAGAAACTGAGGACTGGGGCAAGGTTGCCAATAACATGTACTTTCCATATTCTGAAAAACATGAAGTATTCTTGCAGCAAGATGGCTTTTTAGATAAAGAGTTGATCAAGGTTGAGGATTTAGATAAATCAAATAGACCAATCAACCAAAAGTGGAGTTGGGATAGGATTTTACGATCTCCTTATATCAAACAAGCTGATGTATTGCAGGGATTCTATTTTTTTGAAGATCACTTCAATAAGGAAGCTTTAGAAAAACATTTTGAGTTTTACGAACCATTCACAGTGCATGAATCTTCCCTTTCGCCTTGCGTGCATAGTATACAGGCAGCTAAATTGGGCAGAATGGAACAAGCGTACACTTTTTATCTAAGAACCTCACGGTTAGATTTGGATGATTACAACAAAGAAGTGGAAGAGGGTCTACATATAACATCCATGGCTGGTACATGGATGAGCATTGTGGAAGGTTTTGGAGGTATGAGGGTATTGAATGATCAGCTCCACTTTACTCCGCAGATACCAGAACAATGGAAATCGTATTCTTTCAAAATTAATTTCAGGAACCAAATAATAACTATTACTGTTTCAGGACAACAAACAAGTTTTGAAATAACTGGGAATAAGGATTTAACAATTCAGGTAAATAATAAATTATTGATACTGACTCCTGGAAAAAGTGTTCAGGCATGA
- a CDS encoding NAD(P)/FAD-dependent oxidoreductase, giving the protein MFDVVIVGGGAAGFYAAIQVAEQAPHLKVAIFERGKTVLSKVKVSGGGRCNVTHGEFSAHDLVTNYPRGQKELLGPFHTYAPGDVMSFFEERGVPLKIEADGRVFPKSNSSQSIIDCLVGEAEQLGVKILKNSSVKQFSKNENGEGWQITTMNKHYQCKKLLLATGSNPKIWQQLETVGHKVVSPVPSLFTFNINDERIAGIQGVSAYATVEVPPKKIFSSKIGVKLKSAPKEEPVLQSEGPVLITHWGLSGPAILKLSAWGANILHDYHYVFRVKINWVPEYTTGSMELLLREIKEVEAKKTVLRTNATDMPRRLWVNLVKASGIEKDLKWADLTKEKLQNLAEQLTACSFRVEGKSTFKEEFVTAGGVDLKEINFKTFESKIHPNLYFAGEIINVDAITGGFNFQNAWTGAYIAAKSIASS; this is encoded by the coding sequence ATGTTTGATGTAGTTATTGTTGGGGGTGGAGCTGCCGGGTTTTATGCTGCGATTCAAGTCGCTGAACAAGCTCCACATCTAAAAGTTGCCATTTTTGAGAGAGGCAAAACCGTACTTTCTAAGGTTAAAGTTTCTGGAGGTGGTCGATGTAATGTTACCCACGGAGAATTTTCTGCACATGACTTGGTCACTAACTATCCCAGAGGGCAAAAAGAACTTTTGGGGCCTTTTCATACCTATGCCCCAGGGGATGTAATGTCTTTTTTTGAAGAAAGGGGAGTTCCATTAAAAATAGAAGCGGACGGGAGGGTGTTTCCGAAAAGCAATTCCTCACAATCCATTATTGATTGTCTTGTTGGTGAAGCAGAACAGTTAGGAGTCAAGATTCTTAAAAATAGTTCTGTAAAACAATTCAGCAAAAACGAAAATGGAGAAGGCTGGCAGATAACAACAATGAACAAGCATTACCAATGTAAAAAACTATTGCTGGCTACAGGGAGTAATCCAAAAATTTGGCAACAGTTGGAAACAGTTGGACATAAAGTTGTTTCTCCGGTGCCATCTCTATTTACTTTCAATATTAATGATGAACGAATAGCGGGCATTCAAGGAGTAAGTGCCTATGCGACTGTAGAAGTTCCACCAAAAAAAATCTTTTCATCTAAAATTGGAGTCAAACTAAAAAGTGCTCCAAAAGAAGAACCTGTCCTCCAATCTGAAGGCCCTGTTTTAATCACACATTGGGGATTGAGCGGCCCTGCCATTTTGAAACTTTCTGCTTGGGGAGCCAATATTTTGCATGACTATCATTATGTTTTTAGAGTCAAGATCAATTGGGTACCTGAATATACAACAGGTTCCATGGAACTTTTGTTGAGAGAAATTAAGGAAGTTGAAGCAAAAAAAACGGTTTTACGCACTAACGCTACCGATATGCCTAGGAGACTATGGGTGAATTTGGTGAAAGCTTCTGGGATTGAAAAGGATTTGAAATGGGCTGATCTCACCAAAGAAAAACTTCAAAATTTGGCCGAACAGTTAACAGCGTGTTCTTTTAGAGTTGAAGGAAAAAGCACTTTTAAAGAAGAATTTGTTACTGCTGGCGGAGTGGATTTAAAGGAAATCAACTTTAAAACGTTTGAAAGCAAAATACATCCAAACCTTTATTTTGCTGGAGAAATCATCAATGTGGATGCCATAACCGGAGGTTTTAATTTTCAAAATGCATGGACCGGGGCTTACATAGCGGCAAAGTCTATTGCCTCAAGCTAA
- a CDS encoding alpha-amylase family protein, with product MKRNLYITFLVILGILHSCEQKAERKSVQPTMKKKAVVYQVFTRLFGNTNTTNEPWGTIEENGVGKFADFTDDALTEIRELGITHVWYTGVPHHALINDYSAYGISNDDADVVKGRAGSPYAVKDYYNVNPDLAVDPSKRLEEFKALIQRTHKSRMKVIIDIVPNHVARNYEGLTNPDGVSDFGANDDISLEYHVNNNFYYIPETEFKVPEWQDGYLPLGGEENKFSDAKFKEHPAKWTGNGSRLSQPHFNDWYETVKVNYGIRPDGTKDFAELPEGFDTKDYKAHFEFWSTKTVPDSWNKFRDIALYWLDFGVDGFRFDMAEMVPVEFWSYLNSNIKMKNPEAFLLAEVYNPDLYRDYIHRGKMDYLYDKVELYDSIKHIMKGYGWTDHIPVVQKGMADIEHHMLHFLENHDEQRIASPDFVGSAELAKPAMVVSATLSTSPTMIYFGQEVGEPGAEDAGFGKPTRTSIFDYIGVPNHQRWMNNKKFDGGQLTEDELKLRDFYKRLLNFTINSDALMGEYQEIHFFNKDHTANYDHRVLSYVRWSNDEKLIIVSNFDAEKSYAFELKIPEEIIAKWNLGSQEYDLKEELYGETNKALSVKNGQGKVEVELQPLESFIFRINE from the coding sequence ATGAAAAGAAATCTCTACATTACCTTTTTGGTAATCTTGGGGATATTGCATTCATGCGAGCAGAAGGCCGAAAGAAAATCAGTTCAACCAACAATGAAAAAGAAAGCTGTAGTTTATCAGGTTTTTACCAGACTTTTTGGAAACACAAACACTACCAATGAACCTTGGGGTACCATTGAAGAAAATGGAGTTGGGAAGTTTGCTGATTTTACGGATGATGCCCTTACGGAAATTAGGGAATTGGGAATAACACATGTTTGGTATACTGGAGTTCCCCATCATGCATTGATCAATGATTATTCCGCTTACGGAATTTCAAATGATGATGCAGATGTGGTCAAAGGTCGCGCCGGATCACCCTATGCTGTTAAAGATTATTATAATGTAAATCCAGATTTGGCTGTTGACCCTTCCAAAAGATTGGAGGAATTTAAAGCATTGATCCAAAGAACGCATAAGTCCCGGATGAAGGTCATTATTGACATTGTCCCCAATCATGTGGCCAGAAATTATGAAGGATTAACCAATCCCGATGGAGTTTCGGATTTTGGAGCAAACGATGATATTTCCTTGGAGTACCATGTCAATAACAATTTCTACTATATCCCCGAAACAGAATTCAAGGTTCCGGAATGGCAAGATGGATATCTTCCACTTGGTGGAGAAGAAAACAAATTTTCAGATGCTAAGTTTAAAGAACATCCAGCGAAATGGACAGGCAATGGTTCGCGATTATCACAACCTCATTTCAATGATTGGTACGAAACCGTAAAAGTAAACTACGGCATAAGACCAGATGGCACAAAAGATTTTGCGGAATTACCTGAAGGTTTTGATACAAAGGATTACAAAGCCCATTTTGAATTTTGGAGTACCAAAACAGTTCCCGATTCTTGGAATAAGTTTAGAGATATTGCTTTGTATTGGCTTGACTTTGGAGTGGACGGATTTCGTTTTGATATGGCCGAAATGGTGCCTGTGGAATTTTGGAGCTATTTAAATTCCAACATCAAAATGAAAAACCCTGAAGCCTTTTTATTGGCTGAGGTATATAATCCAGACCTTTATAGAGATTACATCCATAGAGGGAAAATGGATTATTTGTACGATAAGGTTGAGCTTTATGATAGCATAAAACACATTATGAAAGGATATGGTTGGACAGATCATATTCCGGTTGTCCAGAAAGGAATGGCAGATATAGAACATCATATGCTCCATTTTTTGGAAAACCATGATGAACAGCGTATTGCTAGTCCAGATTTTGTAGGCAGTGCAGAGCTCGCAAAACCTGCTATGGTAGTTTCAGCAACGCTGAGTACATCACCAACCATGATTTATTTTGGACAGGAAGTAGGAGAACCTGGAGCCGAAGATGCTGGATTTGGCAAACCTACTCGCACCTCAATTTTTGATTATATAGGAGTACCCAATCATCAACGATGGATGAACAATAAAAAGTTTGATGGAGGTCAACTAACAGAAGATGAACTAAAGCTTCGAGATTTTTACAAACGCTTGTTGAACTTTACTATTAATAGCGATGCCTTGATGGGGGAGTATCAAGAAATCCATTTTTTCAACAAGGATCATACAGCTAATTATGACCATAGAGTGCTTTCTTATGTTAGATGGTCCAATGACGAAAAATTGATAATAGTGTCAAACTTTGATGCTGAAAAAAGTTATGCTTTTGAATTAAAAATTCCTGAAGAGATTATTGCTAAATGGAATTTGGGGAGTCAAGAATATGATTTAAAAGAAGAGCTTTACGGAGAAACAAATAAAGCCCTTTCCGTGAAAAATGGACAGGGAAAAGTTGAGGTTGAACTTCAACCACTTGAGTCTTTTATTTTTAGGATTAATGAATAA